One genomic window of Kaistia geumhonensis includes the following:
- a CDS encoding TetR/AcrR family transcriptional regulator → MARMVAERADAIAPLAEVFREHGYEGASLALIGKATGLGKGSLYHFFPNGKEEMVRAVLDEIGQWFEDAVYSPLRNESDVNGAIRAMLASTDQYFRSGRRVCLVGALAVANTRDLFAQAIRGYFVAWVDALQSALIRQGREADQSRLLAEEAVLAIQGAIILSRALDDPAVFQRAIDQLRGRLVIENDTPSYEGSTDVSPQNEGRLV, encoded by the coding sequence ATGGCCCGCATGGTCGCTGAAAGGGCCGACGCCATAGCCCCGTTGGCCGAAGTTTTCCGCGAACATGGCTACGAAGGCGCAAGCCTTGCCTTGATCGGCAAGGCTACCGGTCTCGGCAAGGGCAGCCTCTACCACTTCTTCCCGAACGGAAAGGAAGAGATGGTGCGGGCTGTCCTCGACGAAATCGGCCAATGGTTCGAGGATGCCGTCTATTCCCCGTTGCGCAACGAGAGCGATGTCAACGGTGCCATCCGTGCAATGCTCGCTTCGACGGACCAGTATTTTCGGTCCGGCAGGCGCGTGTGCCTCGTCGGTGCCCTGGCAGTGGCCAATACGCGTGACCTCTTCGCGCAAGCCATCCGAGGTTATTTCGTAGCTTGGGTGGACGCATTGCAGTCAGCGCTTATTCGGCAGGGCCGTGAAGCCGATCAATCGCGCCTCCTCGCGGAAGAGGCAGTTCTCGCTATCCAAGGAGCAATAATTCTTTCTCGGGCACTGGACGATCCAGCGGTTTTCCAACGGGCTATCGACCAACTCCGGGGACGATTGGTGATCGAAAACGACACCCCTAGCTACGAGGGCTCAACCGACGTTTCACCGCAAAATGAAGGTCGGCTTGTCTAG